The Oreochromis niloticus isolate F11D_XX linkage group LG15, O_niloticus_UMD_NMBU, whole genome shotgun sequence genome includes a region encoding these proteins:
- the vtg3 gene encoding vitellogenin 3, phosvitinless, producing MTAHAYKRTALKPDLHSSLTMRGLVFFFCCLVALATCQAARYDLSLNHRKTYEYTYEGEVKFGLGKPNRAKSGARIKCNIKISGESPQAFILQVSDVTFAELNGISGKSDFNQSPKLTQRLAAQLAKPFKFEHSNGHVRQIQAAPDVSETTVNIVRGILSFFHATVKTSPTVYELEEAGIHGMCQSNYATEINKQTNNMNITQVVDIDNCRMKAAMQNGMASAVLDKDSKQRGESVISTVQYLYTIQPTEEGGIVKSAYGLEQQHFSPFNVKRGSFRMEAKKEMVLIRVSEGGKPANVGQLQNRGDLVYKLVNSDVNIPLVMQDLAEPKAKAVRMIKQLAEDHKNQINRETTEDTLKVYQLLRMLQDRDLDEMWVELARNDEHRRFFLDMIVEINDDRVLKFLKKRFQAKDVSANEAVQALLIAMNHLQPRAELVEKAKEIMNMEFIKSNLHMWPAAVFSFGSLVYKYCAYHSPCPQSAVQPLLDLANEGLRNRNETEMVIALRALGNAGHPGSIKTIANFLPGVAANPVDVSCRVQSAAVQALRLTARRNPHNVQEIALKVFLQKNCAPETSMLAIMVMFNTKPSAALVSTLTAHLEREKDIHLASFAYSYLENIARSKTPDNHYLSIYCSLAVKSLAAKFGRLSYNSRSLQVDMFDDDLLMGTSASINVLGGPTSVLPTEIMSKNKYFAIGRIMRLMEFGIRAESLKQLFGPSIPGFKGDFSSSDFQAIYNVLKNWESLPNDKPIMSAYSRSSGQEIFFVNIKKDLLEYIKAAVSPSAPKGTPVWAAIELLQKGFSWHWTKPLLSIEARLLQATTLGLPVEIAKYYQTVTGITMNAKAAINPPQTQRLGDLLNADISLESEGVMGFTKDFWIFHGINTELFQCGSELKSKAPVELPFKLSAKLNVGKKLLELDIPACKKEFELISVSSNVYAVSRNIGDPESPKRTPMIPDESNSQQQPTPNNWHRKANMCAKSSIYGVGVCVDYEIRRQYFNNEYPLYSILGFTQAAIRVVPAEATKPVEKIHLEVNGNPTSHPMTIRHLYETMRRISKERSQEQSNSASNERETRNSQEIMMDATAPQPVVSIKAIAMSGNQNLEGFDVTLYNPSEGDTLKAQMIVSHVGDAANWKMCVDASAQSPAQSSANLKAKISWGAQCKPYEISVTAAAAQSSASRPTLEAKVQWANVPEEMANYCSSMERYIPGMALLSGFNQTWESNANQEVSASIVSASSDSIDITIKLPKYTVFRQAVPLPFSSTSFREENAERNGQA from the exons ATGACAGCTCATGCGTATAAAAGGACAGCTCTGAAACCTGATCTCCACTCCTCTCTCACCATGCGGGgtcttgtcttcttcttctgttgccTTGTGGCTCTGGCCA CTTGCCAAGCTGCTCGTTATG ATCTCAGCCTGAATCACAGGAAAACCTACGAGTACACATATGAAGGAGAAGTGAAATTTGGACTCGGCAAACCCAACCGAGCCAAGTCTGGTGCGAGGATAAAGTGCAACATCAAGATCTCTGGTGAATCTCCACAAGCATTCATTCTTCAG GTTTCAGATGTGACCTTCGCAGAGCTCAATGGAATCTCAGGGAAAAGTGATTTCAATCAATCCCCCAAACTCACTCAGCGTCTGGCTGCCCAGCTCGCCAAACCTTTCAAGTTTGAGCACAGCAACGGCCATGTTCGACAAATCCAAGCAGCTCCTGACGTCTCTGAGACCACTGTCAACATTGTGAGAGGGATACTGAGTTTCTTCCATGCAACTGTCAAGACCTCACCAACTGTctatgagctggaggag GCTGGAATCCATGGAATGTGTCAGAGCAACTACGCTACTGAAAtcaacaagcaaacaaacaacatgaacATCACTCAGGTTGTGGATATTGATAACTGCAGAATGAAAGCAGCGATGCAAAACGGAATGGCCTCTGCTGTCCTCGACAAAGACTCCAAACAG AGAGGAGAATCTGTGATTTCTACTGTGCAATACCTTTACACCATCCAACCAACAGAAGAGGGCGGCATTGTCAAAAGTGCTTATGGCCTGGAGCAACAGCACTTCAGTCCCTTCAATGTGAAGCGTGGTAGTTTCAGAATGGAAGCAAA GAAGGAAATGGTACTGATTCGTGTGAGCGAGGGAGGTAAACCTGCCAACGTCGGGCAATTGCAAAACAGGGGTGACCTTGTGTACAAATTAGTGAACTCAGACGTTAATATCCCTCTAGTGATGCAGGACCTTGCAGAACCCAAAGCAAAG GCTGTTAGAATGATCAAACAGTTGGCTGAGGATCATAAAAACCAGATTAACAGGGAAACAACTGAGGACACCTTAAAGGTCTATCAGCTTTTGCGAATGCTTCAGGACAGAGATTTGGATGAGATGTGGGTGGAACTGGCAAGAAACGATGAACACAG ACGCTTTTTCCTGGACATGATTGTTGAGATCAACGACGACAGAGTCCTCAAATTCCTGAAAAAGAGATTTCAGGCAAAAGACGTGTCTGCAAATGAAGCTGTGCAAGCCCTTCTGATAGCTATGAATCATCTCCAGCCCAGAGCTGAGCTGGTTGAGAAGGCTAAA GAAATAATGAACATGGAATTCATCAAATCCAATCTTCATATGTGGCCTGCTGCCGTCTTTTCTTTTGGCTCTCTGGTGTACAAATACTGCGCATATCATTCACCATGTCCACAATCTGCTGTTCAG CCACTGCTCGACCTTGCCAATGAGGGCCTGAGAAACCGCAATGAAACTGAGATGGTCATCGCTCTGAGAGCTCTGGGCAATGCAGGTCATCCAGGCAGCATTAAAACCATCGCCAACTTCCTCCCTGGAGTCGCTGCCAACCCTGTAGACGTGTCGTGCCGTGTGCAGAGCGCTGCCGTGCAGGCTTTGAGACTGACAGCTCGCAGAAATCCTCACAAT GTCCAAGAGATTGCCCTGAAAGTGTTCCTGCAAAAGAACTGTGCCCCTGAGACAAGCATGCTGGCAATCATGGTCATGTTCAACACAAAGCCATCAGCGGCTCTTGTCTCCACGTTGACTGCACATctagagagagaaaaggacaTCCATCTCGCTAGCTTTGCATACTCTTACTTGGAAAATATAGCTAGATCCAAGACTCCAGACAATCACTATCT CTCAATTTACTGCAGCCTGGCTGTGAAAAGCCTCGCTGCCAAATTTGGACGTCTTAGCTACAACAGCAGATCATTGCAAGTGGACATGTTTGATG ATGATTTACTGATGGGGACATCTGCTTCCATTAATGTGTTGGGAGGTCCAACAAGCGTCTTGCCCACTGAGATCATGTcaaaaaacaagtattttgCCATCGGTAGAATTATGAGGCTAATGGAG TTTGGTATCCGTGCCGAATCACTCAAGCAGCTGTTTGGCCCCAGCATTCCTGGATTTAAAGGCGACTTTAGCTCCAGCGACTTTCAGGCCATTTACAATGTC CTTAAAAACTGGGAATCGCTGCCAAATGATAAGCCGATCATGTCTGCCTATTCACGCTCCTCTGGACAAGAGATTTTCTTTGTAAACATCAAGAAGGATCTCCTTGAGTACATCAAAGCG GCTGTTAGTCCTTCTGCACCTAAAGGAACTCCTGTGTGGGCTGCCATTGAGCTATTACAAAAAGGATTTTCATGGCATTGGACGAAACCTTTGTTGAGTATTGAGGCTCGTTTGTTGCAAGCTACCACCCTGGGTTTGCCAGTGGAGATTGCCAAATATTATCAAACAGTCACCGGGATCACCATGAACG CCAAAGCTGCAATAAATCCACCACAAACTCAGCGTCTCGGAGACCTCCTGAatgcagatatttcactggaatCTGAGGGCGTCATGGG ATTCACAAAAGATTTCTGGATTTTCCACGGGATCAACACAGAACTTTTCCAGTGCGGTTCAGAGTTGAAGAGCAAAGCTCCAGTTGAATTGCCATTTAAGCTTTCTGCCAAGCTCAATGTTGGAAAGAAATTATTGGAACTTGACATCCCCGCTTGTAAAAAAGAGTTTGAACTCATTTCAGTCAG CTCCAATGTGTACGCAGTCTCAAGGAACATTGGAGATCCAGAATCTCCTAAAAGGACACCAATGATACCTGATGAATCTAACTCCCAACAG CAGCCAACACCAAACAACTGGCACCGAAAGGCAAATATGTGTGCCAAGAGCAGCATTTATGGAGTGGGTGTCTGTGTGGACTATGAAATCAGGAGGCAGTATTTTAACAATGAATACCCCCTCTACTCTATACTGGGATTCACCCAGGCGGCCATCAGAGTAGTCCCAG CTGAGGCGACCAAACCTGTGGAGAAAATCCACTTGGAGGTTAACGGCAACCCCACCAGTCATCCAATGACCATCCGCCATCTGTATGAGACTATGAGGAGGATTTCCAAG GAAAGATCCCAGGAGCAATCAAATTCCGCATCAAATGAACGAGAAACCCGTAACAGCCAAGAAATCATGATGGAT GCCACAGCACCTCAACCTGTGGTCAGCATCAAAGCCATTGCCATGAGTGGTAACCAGAACCTTGAGGGTTTCGATGTAACCCTGTACAACCCATCTGAGGGAGACACTCTGAAGGCCCAAATGATTGTGTCCCATGTCGGAGACGCTGCTAACTGGAAGATGTGTGTCGACGCCTCTGCACAGTCTCCTGCGCAATCGTCTGCTAATTTAAAG GCAAAGATTAGTTGGGGAGCTCAATGTAAGCCCTATGAAATATCAGTGacggctgctgctgcacagTCCTCTGCTTCCAGGCCCACACTTGAAGCCAAAGTACAGTGGGCCAATGTGCCAGAAGAGATGGCGAATTACTGCTCCAG TATGGAAAGATACATCCCAGGCATGGCTTTGCTTTCCGGCTTCAACCAGACATGGGAGAGCAATGCCAACCAGGAGGTTTCTGCATCAATTGTATCTGCCTCATCCGACAGCATTGATATAACCATCAAACTTCCAAAG TATACAGTCTTTCGTCAGGCTGTTCCACTTCCATTTTCATCTACCAGTTTTCGTGAGGAAAATGCAGAAAGAAACGGACAAGCCTAA